A region from the Sorex araneus isolate mSorAra2 chromosome 6, mSorAra2.pri, whole genome shotgun sequence genome encodes:
- the LOC101553481 gene encoding olfactory receptor 1165-like, giving the protein MFLANRNQSSVTMFILLGFSDFPHLQAPLFLVFLVIYTITVVGNLGIIMVVRINPKLQTPMYFFLSHLSFLDICYSSVFTPKLLEILVVEDRSISFKGCMIQFYFICAFVITEMFMLAVMAYDRFVAVCNPLLYTVAMSRKLCTLLVAATYTWGGLCSLTITYSLLEQTYCGPNIINHFGCEYSAILSLSCSDPSFSQLVCFIISTFNETTSLFIILASYVFIVVTIVRMPSTGGLRKAFSTCASHLTAITIFHGIILVLYCVPNSKSSWLLIKVATVLFTVMIPMLNPLIYSLRNKDVKETVRNVISSKLLS; this is encoded by the coding sequence ATGTTCCTGGCTAACAGAAATCAGAGTTCAGTGACCATGTTCATCCTCTTGGGCTTCTCAGACTTCCCACACCtccaggcacctctcttcttGGTGTTTTTGGTCATCTACACAATTACTGTGGTGGGGAACCTCGGCATTATTATGGTGGTGAGGATCAATCCCAAGCTGCAGAcacccatgtactttttcctcagTCATCTCTCATTTTTGGATATTTGCTACTCCAGTGTATTTACCCCCAAACTGTTAGAAATCTTGGTCGTAGAAGATAGAAGCATCTCCTTCAAAGGATGCATGattcaattttactttatttgtgcCTTTGTGATTACGGAAATGTTCATGCTAgcagtgatggcctatgaccgttTCGTGGCTGTATGTAACCCTCTGCTCTACACTGTTGCTATGTCTCGTAAGCTCTGTACACTCTTGGTAGCTGCAACCTACACGTGGGGTGGACTTTGCTCCTTAACAATCACATATTCTCTTTTAGAGCAGACCTACTGTGGTCCTAACATCATAAATCACTTTGGTTGTGAGTATTCTGCTATCCTCTCCTTGTCCTGCTCTGATCCTTCCTTCAGTCAGTTGGTATGTTTCATCATTTCCACATTCAATGAGACTACCAGCCTCTTCATCATCCTTGCTTCCTATGTTTTCATTGTTGTCACTATCGTTAGAATGCCTTCCACAGGTGGACTTcgcaaagccttctccacctgcgcCTCCCACCTGACGGCCATCACCATATTTCATGGGATCATCCTTGTTCTCTACTGCGTGCCCAACTCCAAAAGCTCATGGCTCCTGATCAAAGTGGCTACGGTTCTTTTTACAGTCATGATCCCTATGCTGAACCCCCTTATTTACAGCCTTAGGAATAAAGATGTGAAAGAAACAGTCAGAAATGTCATCAGCTCCAAACTTCTTTCTTAA
- the LOC101553744 gene encoding olfactory receptor 5D13-like, whose amino-acid sequence IHRIPDNQSAEATFILLGFSEYPDLQVPLFLIFLTIYIITVIGNLGMIFIIKINPKLHTPMYYFLSHLSFVDFCYSTVVTPKLLENLVVEDRTITFTGCISQFLFACVFVVTDVYLLAVMAYDRFVAVCRPLLYTTAMSQKLCAILVGASYTWASIGTLTITYFLVNLSFKGKNIIKNFFCEYAAILAVSCSDPYIVQEITVVYALFNEVTSLTIIATSYAFIIITVMKMSSTGGRKKAFSTCASHIMVITIFHGTILFLYCVPNSKNSWLLVKVGSVFYTVAIPMLNPLIYSLRNKDVKETVRKFFHTKLYCDKM is encoded by the coding sequence ATTCACAGGATCCCTGACAACCAAAGTGCGGAGGCTACTTTCATTCTTTTGGGCTTCTCAGAATATCCAGACCTCCAGGTTCCCCTGTTCCTGATATTCTTAACCATCTACATCATCACTGTGATAGGAAATCTGGGCATGATTTTCATTATCAAGATCAATCCCAAGCTCCACACCCCGATGTACTACTTCCTCAGCCACTTATCCTTTGTTGATTTCTGCTACTCTACAGTCGTTACACCCAAACTATTAGAGAACTTGGTTGTGGAAGACAGAACCATCACTTTCACAGGATGCATTTCTCAGTTCCTCTTTGCATGTGTATTTGTGGTGACAGATGTATACTTGCTGGCTGTGATGGCCTATGATCGATTTGTGGCCGTCTGCAGACCTCTGCTCTACACAACTGCAATGTCCCAGAAGCTCTGTGCCATATTGGTGGGTGCATCATATACTTGGGCTTCAATCGGTACCCTGACTATCACTTACTTTCTAGTGAATTTATCtttcaaagggaaaaatatcATAAAGAACTTTTTCTGTGAATATGCTGCCATCCTCGCTGTCTCTTGTTCTGATCCCTACATTGTCCAGGAGATCACTGTCGTATATGCTCTCTTCAATGAAGTAACAAGTCTGACGATCATTGCTACTTCCTACGCCTTTATAATTATTACAGTCATGAAGATGTCTTCTACTGGGGGGAGGAagaaagccttctccacctgtgcTTCCCATATCATGGTCATTACCATCTTCCATGGAACCATCCTCTTTCTCTACTGTGTTCCTAACTCCAAAAATTCATGGCTCTTGGTCAAGGTGGGCTCTGTCTTTTACACAGTGGCAATCCCCATGCTCAACCCACTAATCTATAGTCTCAGGAACAAAGATGTGAAAGAAACTGTCAGGAAGTTTTTCCATACAAAATTGTACTGTGACAAAATGTAA